A window of Tripterygium wilfordii isolate XIE 37 chromosome 7, ASM1340144v1, whole genome shotgun sequence contains these coding sequences:
- the LOC120001651 gene encoding transcription factor HBP-1b(c38) isoform X1, with protein MHSFKTTHATVPHHAMYCQPSFFFRGEDGVRNQNRIVDLGELDQSASAFRHDDAVDLSPSSMFSLKSGNVTVVPNHFHYAALNTSIIGSAEISPRGAGYLDPGQFMYQKGTGLGASLGNGHIENWGDSGMADNSQQTDTSTDVDTDEKSQHHGVQHGSLVVVDSVDQSNTKVGDQKVMLRRLAQNREAARKSRLRKKAYVQQLENSRVRLMQLEQELQRARQQGMFLPNGLSGDHGNSQAGNGALAFDMDYAHWVDEHQRLINELRFAVNSQMGDDELRAHVDSIMSHYDEIFRLKSIGTKADVFHMLSGMWKTPAERCFMWLGGFRSSELLKILGNHLEPLTDHQVMGICNLRQSSQQAEDALSQGMEALQQSLVDTLSSASLGPSGTGNVADYMGHMAIAMGKLATLENFIHQADLLRHQTLQQMHRILTTRQAARALLVICDYTSRLRALSSLWLARPRE; from the exons ATGCATAGCTTCAAAACAACTCATGCTACTGTTCCTCATCACGCAATGTATTGCCAGCCTTCCTTCTTTTTCCG AGGAGAAGATGGTGTGCGCAACCAGAATCGTATTGTGGATCTTGGTGAGCTTGATCAATCAGCTTCTGCCTTCCGTCACGACGATGCGGTTGATTTAAGTCCAA gTTCCATGTTCAGTTTAAAATCCGGTAATGTCACTGTTGTTCCCAATCACTTTCACTATGCTGCCTTGAATACG AGCATTATTGGGTCTGCAGAGATAAGTCCAAGAGGAGCAGGGTATTTGGACCCAGGGCAATTCATGTACCAGAAGGGGACTGGACTTGGTGCTTCGTTGGGAAACGGGCATATTGAGAACTGGGGAGACTCAGGCATGGCAGACAACAGCCAGCAGACTGACACTTCCACAGATGTTGATACTGATGAAAAATCCCAG CACCATGGAGTTCAGCATGGATCCCTGGTGGTTGTGGATTCTGTGGATCAGTCCAACACCAAAGTTGGGGATCAGAAGGTT ATGCTTCGCAGACTGGCTCAGAATCGAGAAGCTGCCAGGAAGAGCCGACTTAGAAAGAAA GCTTATGTCCAGCAGCTCGAGAACAGTCGAGTCAGGCTCATGCAATTAGAGCAAGAGCTTCAGCGAGCACGTCAGCAG GGTATGTTTTTGCCAAATGGGTTATCAGGGGATCATGGCAATTCACAAGCTGGAAATG GGGCCCTAGCATTTGACATGGATTATGCACACTGGGTTGATGAACATCAACGGCTGATCAATGAACTTAGATTCGCTGTTAATTCTCAAATGGGTGATGATGAATTGCGTGCTCATGTTGATAGCATAATGTCACATTATGATGAAATATTCAGGCTAAAGAGCATTGGGACAAAGGCCGATGTATTTCACATGCTTTCTGGCATGTGGAAGACACCTGCTGAGAGATGTTTCATGTGGTTGGGTGGGTTCCGTTCGTCTGAACTCCTAAAG ATACTTGGGAATCACCTTGAACCATTGACAGATCACCAGGTAATGGGCATTTGTAATCTACGGCAGTCCTCCCAGCAGGCTGAAGATGCATTATCTCAAGGAATGGAGGCTTTGCAACAATCGCTAGTAGACACTCTTTCTTCTGCTTCGTTGGGACCTAGTGGTACCGGAAATGTTGCTGACTACATGGGTCACATGGCAATTGCAATGGGCAAGCTTGCAACATTAGAGAACTTCATTCATCAG GCTGACCTTTTGAGGCATCAAACTTTGCAACAAATGCATCGGATATTGACGACACGCCAGGCTGCTCGTGCTCTTCTTGTTATCTGTGATTACACTTCGCGTCTCAGGGCACTCAGCTCATTGTGGTTAGCTCGTCCAAGGGAGTGA
- the LOC120001651 gene encoding transcription factor HBP-1b(c38) isoform X2, translating to MHSFKTTHATVPHHAMYCQPSFFFRGEDGVRNQNRIVDLGELDQSASAFRHDDAVDLSPSSMFSLKSGNVTVVPNHFHYAALNTSIIGSAEISPRGAGYLDPGQFMYQKGTGLGASLGNGHIENWGDSGMADNSQQTDTSTDVDTDEKSQHHGVQHGSLVVVDSVDQSNTKVGDQKMLRRLAQNREAARKSRLRKKAYVQQLENSRVRLMQLEQELQRARQQGMFLPNGLSGDHGNSQAGNGALAFDMDYAHWVDEHQRLINELRFAVNSQMGDDELRAHVDSIMSHYDEIFRLKSIGTKADVFHMLSGMWKTPAERCFMWLGGFRSSELLKILGNHLEPLTDHQVMGICNLRQSSQQAEDALSQGMEALQQSLVDTLSSASLGPSGTGNVADYMGHMAIAMGKLATLENFIHQADLLRHQTLQQMHRILTTRQAARALLVICDYTSRLRALSSLWLARPRE from the exons ATGCATAGCTTCAAAACAACTCATGCTACTGTTCCTCATCACGCAATGTATTGCCAGCCTTCCTTCTTTTTCCG AGGAGAAGATGGTGTGCGCAACCAGAATCGTATTGTGGATCTTGGTGAGCTTGATCAATCAGCTTCTGCCTTCCGTCACGACGATGCGGTTGATTTAAGTCCAA gTTCCATGTTCAGTTTAAAATCCGGTAATGTCACTGTTGTTCCCAATCACTTTCACTATGCTGCCTTGAATACG AGCATTATTGGGTCTGCAGAGATAAGTCCAAGAGGAGCAGGGTATTTGGACCCAGGGCAATTCATGTACCAGAAGGGGACTGGACTTGGTGCTTCGTTGGGAAACGGGCATATTGAGAACTGGGGAGACTCAGGCATGGCAGACAACAGCCAGCAGACTGACACTTCCACAGATGTTGATACTGATGAAAAATCCCAG CACCATGGAGTTCAGCATGGATCCCTGGTGGTTGTGGATTCTGTGGATCAGTCCAACACCAAAGTTGGGGATCAGAAG ATGCTTCGCAGACTGGCTCAGAATCGAGAAGCTGCCAGGAAGAGCCGACTTAGAAAGAAA GCTTATGTCCAGCAGCTCGAGAACAGTCGAGTCAGGCTCATGCAATTAGAGCAAGAGCTTCAGCGAGCACGTCAGCAG GGTATGTTTTTGCCAAATGGGTTATCAGGGGATCATGGCAATTCACAAGCTGGAAATG GGGCCCTAGCATTTGACATGGATTATGCACACTGGGTTGATGAACATCAACGGCTGATCAATGAACTTAGATTCGCTGTTAATTCTCAAATGGGTGATGATGAATTGCGTGCTCATGTTGATAGCATAATGTCACATTATGATGAAATATTCAGGCTAAAGAGCATTGGGACAAAGGCCGATGTATTTCACATGCTTTCTGGCATGTGGAAGACACCTGCTGAGAGATGTTTCATGTGGTTGGGTGGGTTCCGTTCGTCTGAACTCCTAAAG ATACTTGGGAATCACCTTGAACCATTGACAGATCACCAGGTAATGGGCATTTGTAATCTACGGCAGTCCTCCCAGCAGGCTGAAGATGCATTATCTCAAGGAATGGAGGCTTTGCAACAATCGCTAGTAGACACTCTTTCTTCTGCTTCGTTGGGACCTAGTGGTACCGGAAATGTTGCTGACTACATGGGTCACATGGCAATTGCAATGGGCAAGCTTGCAACATTAGAGAACTTCATTCATCAG GCTGACCTTTTGAGGCATCAAACTTTGCAACAAATGCATCGGATATTGACGACACGCCAGGCTGCTCGTGCTCTTCTTGTTATCTGTGATTACACTTCGCGTCTCAGGGCACTCAGCTCATTGTGGTTAGCTCGTCCAAGGGAGTGA